One segment of Indicator indicator isolate 239-I01 chromosome 23, UM_Iind_1.1, whole genome shotgun sequence DNA contains the following:
- the LOC128974933 gene encoding INSYN2B protein-like, whose amino-acid sequence MVSREPVPGPAAGSEGSQEKAMTVRSVLLNRDSPDIETRLKRRRNRTQQVRFKDLVEGGVGRAASPSPVPNTPRASPPPRDAPEPAALRASRRSWPQAQPGSLTLPMPRRACMSTAIQTSPSLQKPFPASQPRSKSVCDVTGDTVLPAAATAGSARCPGASRAVPPRASSSLPTRDHATVLTHHATVCRGPPPPPRDPCPPYPGTAGCPAARSTSAVQSCAPEPCPPLPACTQLRGNRGGSRGTAPRPASVPCSQPWPSTEPRGLGRSDSERSLLRGHPPAQPSLRCQQSTPATDTHGLCQPAQGNPLRDPPPPQHQLCHTPWGGPCCTSPNPVLPMPNWHGPATSAPEKSPAALSRPDPHGICSRLHTTEPGHNRAGPDGPRELLHPTPQGPSMGMQPAGQALEVPQHGQTCLTAEQSETLRHVQDFLQLVVVTKGPVGPPAGDEDTRTSQGEGPRGSGEQGDLQSQLQSLEGVLETSQQTIRVLLDVIQDLEKKEAQRDGRHSYRTGQDIANCGTCRDCACIIYSVEHDFRQQEGRFQQVLSHIEGETTTGSPAAVAVAVPGATSSPRQEPSPVAKLPAKLDAKKSRRKCFWFL is encoded by the exons ATGGTCAGCCGGGAGCCCGTGCCCGGCCCGGCCGCGGGCAGCGAGGGCAGCCAGGAGAAAGCCATGACGGTGCGCTCGGTACTGCTCAACCGCGACTCGCCCGACATCGAGACCCGCCTCAAGCGCCGGCGCAACCGCACGCAGCAGGTCCGCTTTAAGGACCTGGTGGAGGGCGGCGTGGGGCGGGCGGCCAGCCCCTCCCCGGTCCCCAACACCCCCCGTGCCTCGCCGCCCCCCAGGGACGCCCCTGAGCCGGCGGCTCTTCGTGCCTCCCGCCGCAGCTGGCCCCAGGCGCAGCCGGGCTCGCTGACGCTGCCCATGCCCCGCAGGGCGTGCATGAGCACCGCCATCCAGACCTCCCCCAGCCTCCAGAAGCCCTTCCCGGCCTCCCAGCCCCGCAGCAAGAGCGTCTGCGATGTGACCGGGGACACGGTACTGCCCGCTGCTGCCACCGCCGGGAGTGCCCGGTGCCCAGGTGCCAGCCGGGCTGTGCCCCCGCGAGCGTCCAGCAGCCTCCCTACGCGCGATCATGCCACAGTCCTCACCCACCATGCCACAGTGTGTCGTggcccaccaccaccacccagggATCCCTGTCCCCCCTATCCGGGTACGGCTGGATGCCCTGCTGCCCGGTCCACTTCCGcggtgcagagctgtgcccccGAGCCCTGCCCGCCACTCCCAGCCTGCACTCAGCTCCGTGGCAACCGTGGAGGCAGCCGCGGGACAGCCCCTCGCCCGGCCTCCGTGCCCTGCAGTCAGCCCTGGCCATCCACTGAGCCGCGGGGGCTCGGCCGGAGCGACTCGGAGCGGAGCTTACTCCGTGGGcacccaccagcccagccctcacTACGCTGCCAGCAGAGCACCCCTGCCACGGACACCCACGGCCTCTGCCAGCCAGCTCAGGGCAACCCCCTGCGGGACCCCCCGCCAccccagcaccagctctgcCACACGCCATGGGGGGGGCCCTGCTGCACCtcaccaaaccctgtcctgCCCATGCCAAACTGGCATGGCCCTGCCACCTCAGCACCAGAGAAGTCACCAGCTGCACTCAGCCGTCCAGACCCCCACGGCATTTGCAGCCGGCTACACACCACCGAGCCGGGGCACAACCGGGCAGGACCAGATgggcccagggagctgctgcaccCAACCCCACAGGGCCCCAGCATGGGcatgcagccagctgggcaggCACTGGAGGTCCCTCAACACGGGCAGACCTGCCTCACTGCTGAACAGTCAGAGACACTGCGCCACGTCCAGGACTTTTtgcagctggtggtggtgacTAAGGGGCCGGTGGGACCACCAGCAGGGGACGAGGACACCCGGACATCTCAGGGAGAGGGCCCACGGGGgtctggggagcagggggaCCTGCAATCCCAGCTGCAGTCCCTGGAAGGGGTGCTGGAGACCAGCCAACAAACCATCCGGGTGCTGCTGGACGTCATCCAGGacctggagaagaaggaggcCCAGCGGGACGg GAGACACTCGTACCGGACTGGGCAAGACATCGCCAACTGCGGGACCTGCCGGGACTGTGCCTGCATCATCTACAG CGTGGAGCACGACTTCCGGCAGCAGGAGGGACGCTTCCAGCAGGTGCTGAGCCATATCGAGGGCGAGACGACCACAGGCTCCCCAGCAGCGGTGgcagtggcagtgccaggagccaCCTCGTCACCCAGGCAGGAGCCATCGCCGGTGGCGAAGCTGCCAGCAAAGCTGGACGCCAAGAAATCCAGACGCAAATGCTTCTGGTTCCTGTGA
- the SMIM20 gene encoding small integral membrane protein 20 isoform X1 — protein sequence MAALTRTIGVFGGFVVVVAAVFYPIYFRPLLLPEEYKKEQRINRAGIVQEDIQPAGLKVWSDPFGRK from the exons ATGGCGGCGCTGACCCGCACTATTGGTGTCTTCGGTGGCTTCGTGGTTGTGGTGGCCGCGGTCTTCTACCCGATTTACTTCCGGCCGCTGCTGCTGCCGGAGGAGTACA AGAAAGAACAGAGAATAAACCGAGCTGGTATTGTTCAAGAGGATATTCAGCCTGCAG GGTTAAAAGTGTGGTCTGATCCATTTGGAAGAAAGTGA
- the SMIM20 gene encoding small integral membrane protein 20 isoform X2, whose translation MAALTRTIGVFGGFVVVVAAVFYPIYFRPLLLPEEYRLKVWSDPFGRK comes from the exons ATGGCGGCGCTGACCCGCACTATTGGTGTCTTCGGTGGCTTCGTGGTTGTGGTGGCCGCGGTCTTCTACCCGATTTACTTCCGGCCGCTGCTGCTGCCGGAGGAGTACA GGTTAAAAGTGTGGTCTGATCCATTTGGAAGAAAGTGA